ACAATTTTCCCTTTAGCATGATGTGATTCACTTAGTTCGTGTGCTTCCTGAATGCCTTCTTGACTAAATGGGAAACGGTGACCGATCGTCGCTTTAATATGACCATTTTCCATCAATGAAGAAATTTCATTTAACTGTTCTCCATTTGGTTCAAGCCATACATTTCCTGAGCGAATGCCTTTTTCCTTGGCTTTCTCTTTATCAGGCTCTCCTACAATCGAAACCAATCGACCTCCGCCACGGAGAACTGTAAAGCTTTTTTCTTGGATTTCGCCACCCATCGTATCAAGAACTACATCATATTCTTCTAATTCTTCTGAAAAGTCCTCTTCACGATAATTAATAACTCGATCTGCTCCAAGTGACTTTAGATAGGCTTCGTTTTTGCCACTCGCTGTTGTCGCAACATATGCCCCTTTGTGTTTTGCAAGCTGGATGGCAAAACTACCGACACCACCGGACCCAGCATGAATTAACACCTTTTCATCTTTTTGAAGATCAGCGAAATCAATTAAGCACTGCCATGCGGTTAAACCTACAAGCGGAACCGATGCTGCTTCTTCATAAGAAATATTATCTGGAATGAAGGCAAGCAAATGATCATCTACCACGACTTCTTCTGCATATGTACCACTTGCAGTTGTTGCTGGCCTTGCAAATACTCGAT
The sequence above is drawn from the Pseudalkalibacillus hwajinpoensis genome and encodes:
- a CDS encoding NADP-dependent oxidoreductase; translation: MKAVVIEQYGGKDQLVEKEVASPSPGENQVVVESYATSINPIDWKLREGYLKEMLPFQFPIILGWDIAGVIKEVGSAVEGFKEGDRVFARPATTASGTYAEEVVVDDHLLAFIPDNISYEEAASVPLVGLTAWQCLIDFADLQKDEKVLIHAGSGGVGSFAIQLAKHKGAYVATTASGKNEAYLKSLGADRVINYREEDFSEELEEYDVVLDTMGGEIQEKSFTVLRGGGRLVSIVGEPDKEKAKEKGIRSGNVWLEPNGEQLNEISSLMENGHIKATIGHRFPFSQEGIQEAHELSESHHAKGKIVILFDKE